GCAGGCCATTTTCCTTGAGCGTATTGAAAAGGTAGCTGATGGCGGCCGTGCCCCCTTCGGTGAGAAAGAGGTCCATGCCGCCGGCCGGGGGACGGCCGTCGAAGAGCACGGTGTCGAGATAGGCCCGGACGATTTTTTCGGTCAGGGGCAGGGCCCGGTCCGGGCTCGGATAGTGGTCGCCCAGGATGGCGTCGGCCATCTCGTAGGCGAAGGCGTCGCCGTCAAGGCCGAGCCGGTCGGTGGCAAAGCGGCAGGCGTCGGCGAGAAAGCGCGCCCCGGGCTTGTCCGCGTTGGCGTCGCAGTAGGCCAAAAGCCTTTTCCCGCAGCCGCCCCGCTCGGGGACGCCGGCCATGCCCGGCCGGGTCATGACGCGCCGGCCTTCCTCCAGGGCGAAGCCGCCGAACAGGAAATAGGCTTCGCGCGGGGCGGTGGCGATCCAGTTGGGATTGCCCCGGCCGGCGTTGATCATCATCTTCTCATGGTTGGTTTTGGCCAGATCGGCCAGCTTGTTTTTCAGCTCGAAGGGACTGAGGTGCTCGTAGCGTTTTTCCTCGGCGACCCGGTCTGCGGCCATGCGCGTCCTCCTTGGCTGTGGCGGAAAGGCGGGGCCACGGCATGGTACGGCATGGACGCGTTTCGGTAAATCGCCTTAGCGCGAAAGCGCCTCCCGGCGTCAGGCACGCGGCCCGTGTTCCCGGGCGAAGGCGGCGAAGCGCTGGTCGTCGTTGCGGATGTGGCCGACGAACCAGGTTCCCAGGTATTCGAGCGTTTCCAGGGACAAAAGTCCCGGGCCCTCGCCGGTGCGCTTTCCCAGGTCCCGCGTCATGCGACGGAAGGTGTCGTGCTGGCGGCGATGGTCCGCGAGATCCGGGTAGTCGTAGCCGGCCATGGTGGCTTCCTCGTCGGTAAAATGCCCGTCGGCATAGGCCTGCATGCCCTGGAAGGCGTTCAGCACGCCCTGCCGATGGTGCCCCGCCTGTATCTGCTCCCCCAGTTCGGAAAGCATGTCCAAAAACATCCGGTGTTGCTCGTCGATGACCTCAAAGCCGGTCCTCAGGCTGTCGTCGAAGATGCTGGGCTGCATGGAGAATCCTCATCCTTCAAGCTGGTGGGGCAGGCCGCGCGGAGCCCGGGGCGGCCTGCCGGCGAACCGGGGATTATTCCGGCGGGGCCATGAACTGCGGGCCGACGGGGTCGGTCACGTGTTCGGCCAGGATGCGGTTGACGGCCTCGAAATCGGCGGCCGTGAGCGCAAAGTCGAAGATGTCGCCGATGGGGGCCATCTGGGCCGGCCGGCGGCCGCCCCACAGGGCCACCTCGACGCCCTGGTCCAGGACCCAGCGCACGGCGAAGGGGAGGAGTTCCTTGCCGTGGCGCTGCCTGGCCCAGGCGGCCAGGGCCTCGGCCGCGCCGAGGTATTGCCCGAACCGGGGCATGGCGAATTTGGGGTCGAACCGGCGCAGGTCGTCGCCGGTAAATTCCCGGTCCGGCCCCATGGTCCCGGACAAAAGCCCCCGGCAAAGCGCTCCGTAGGTCATGAGCGCCACGCCGTGCCGCTTGCAGTAGGGCAGGATGGCGGTTTCCATGTCCCGCTCGAACAGGTTGTAGGGCGGCTGGCAAAACGACAGCCTGCCCCGGCCGCGAAAGGCCTCCATCTGGGCCGGGTCGTAGTTGCTCACCCCGACGCAGCGCACCTTGCCCGACAGCCGCAGCCGCTCCAGGGCGGCCGCCGTTTCCTCGAAGGGCACCTTGCCGTCCGGCCAGTGCACGAAATAGATGTCGATGGTCTCGACGCCAAGCCGACGCAACGAATCCTCGACCTCGGCCTCGATGCGGGCGGGGCTGGCGTCGCGGCTGACCTGGCCGTCCTTCCAGGCCAGGGCGACCTTGGTGGAGATGCGCACCTTATCGCGGCGCCCGTATTCCTTGAGGGCCTTGCCCACGATTTCCTCGGACCGGCCGAAGCCGTAGACCGGGGCGGTGTCGATCAGGGTGACCCCGGCGTCCAGGGCGGCGTGGATGGTGGCGATGCCCTCCCGCTCGTCGCTGCCGCCCCACATCCAGCCGCCGATGGCCCAGGTGCCGAGCGCCACCCGGGAAACCGTCAGATCCGTATCCGGAATGTGTACGTATTCCATGGCGATACTCCTGTCAGGACGAGCGAAGGGAAACCCTTTACAACGGGATCTCCCCTTGCGCGCGCTCCCTTTCCCAATGTTATGCCTTTATGGATGTTGTACGGGTAACATACTGTTACTATTAAAAATCTTTGGGGGGGCTGGGGGAGGCCCTTTCTTCAGAAAGGGCCTCCCCCAGGCTGCTAGGCTTAGGCCAGGCTGATGACCTGGGAGGCTTCCCACAGGCCGTGGATGTTGCAGTAGGCGGCGGCGGTCAGGGTGCCGGGGGCGGTGGTCTTCATGGAGAAGGTCACGCCGTGGAAGGTGTGGACGGGGCCGGTGTTGGGGCCTTCGACGGCCTCGCCGTGGGCGGTGAACTCGAAGCTGCCCACCTCGTAGGCGAACTTTCCGCCTTCGGGCTTGAAATAGACCCGTATCCAGCGGATGTGGTGCTCGGTGGTGTTGGGGTGGGCGATTTCCTTGCCCAGAGAGACGCGCACGTCGAAAAAGCCGTCCCCTGGGACCTGCGCCGGGCATTCGATCACCGGAACGTGCTTTTCCTTTTTCCAGTCAGCCGTTTGAAACAAGTCGACCATGCTCATGCTGCACCTCGTAGTGGTTTGGCGACATGGTAAACACGTTTCGTCCCGGTTTGGCAAGTCCGGGGAAGCTTATCGGGGAATATAGCCGTGGTCCTTGCCGGTGGCCTTTTTTTTGCGGGTTGGCGCGGGGTGGCGCTCCTGCCAGCAGGCTCGCTCGGCTTCGAGCAGTCCCCAGTTGGTGAGCTTGATGGTGTTGCCGGCGCCGGTTTCCGGGTCCTCGCCCTCCACGTGCTGCACGATGAGGCTGACCGGGCGGGTCCAGGGATCGGTGAAGCCCCATTTGTTGCCCATGATGCGGCCGTCGAGTTCGCCCTTGTATTCGGTCGGGTCGCCGTAGCGCGCAAGCAGATCGCCGCTGATCCGGCGGAAGAAATCCAGGTTCCCGTCCCGGTAGCGGGCCTTGATCCTGGCCACCCGCCCCGGCGCGGCGCAGGTGCCGACCAGGACGTAGCCCGAGGCGAAATACTTGTCGGGTCTCAGGGGAATGCGGCGCACCCAGGGGGCGTTTTTGACCGGGCGTTCCCGGGCGATGGTGAGGCGGCCCCTGTAGCTTTTGGCCGTGTCGCCGAGGGTGACGCCGGCCAGGTTGGACGGCGCTTCGGCCCGGACGGCGGTCGGCGCGGCCAAAAGCAGCAGGGCGAAAAGGACGAAGGCGCGGCAGCGAAACATGGCGGACTCCTTGGAACACGGCCTTGCCCGGGCGCGCCGGCCTCGGCCCTGGCCGTGTGTGTGGACGGCCCCTTTACGGTTAATGCTTGTTGCCGAAACGGGTCCTGTCGTGGATGCCCCGGCGGTTGATCTCGCGGGCTTTGAACGCGTCGAAATCGAATTTGCCCGGGGCGATGACGTCATGGCGCTTGCGTACGCTTTGGCGGATAAAAAACCATAAACATACGCTTAGAATCAGGAAAAGCAGGACGAAAGCAAGAATGGTCTCCCACATGGGAGCCTCATAGCCTGAAAGGAGGCGAGTGTCATCCGATGGCGTCGTTCTCGATGAAAAGCGCTTCCAGGTCGGCCGCCACGCGGGCCAGGTCGGCCACGGCCCGGGCCGAGGCGTCCATGGCCTGGCTGGTGTCGGCGGCCGCGCCGGCGATTTCCCCGCCATGGCGACCGGCCTCGTCGCCGGCGGCGGTCTGCGACGCGGCCGCTTCGGCAATGGCGCGCACATGGGTCGAGGTCGTATCCGCCAGTCCCAGGATGGCGTTGAGCGCCTCTCCGGCCTCGCCGGCGATGCCGGTGGTCGCCGCGACCAGGGCCACAGCCTCGCCGGTGACCCGGTTGTTGGTCTCGGCGCTGTCGCGGATGGCCGTGACGTTGCGCCCGACCTCCTTGGTGGCGGCCATGGTCTTTTCAGCCAGCTTCCTGACCTCGTCGGCGACCACGGCGAAGCCCCGGCCGGATTCGCCGGCCCGGGCCGCCTCGATGGCGGCGTTTAGGGCCAGCAGGTTGGTCTGGTCGGCGATGTCGGAGATGACGTCCAGGATGCCGCCGACCTCCTTGGCTTGGCCGGAGAGGGTTTCCATGTGGCCGCCGAGGTCGCCGGCCTTTTCGGACAGTTGCCGCATGCCCGCGAGCACCTTGCCCATGACGTCCGCCGCCGCGGCCGCGCGTTCCCGGGTCTGGCCGGCCGCGGCGGCGGTCTGGCCGGCCTGTTCGGCAATGTCGCGGGAGGAGCGGCCGAGTTGCTCCACGGCCTCGCCCACACGCTCCAGGCGTTCGCGCTGGTCGCGGGCGGCCCGGCTGGCCTGGTCCACCCGCTCGGTCAGGATCTTGGCCGTGCCCGCCAGGTCGCCGGCCAGTTCGCCGGCCCTCGCCGCCCGGGCCGTCGTGCGCTCGTTTTGCCGGCAGAGGGTGTCCTCCTTGGTCCGCAGCTCGGTGACGTCGAGGTAGAGGCACAGCCCGCCGATGACCGTCCCGGCCGCGTCCTTGAGGGGAAAGACGTTGTAGAAGACGTTGCGCCGGCCGCCCTTGTGCCCGGTGATGGTCACTTCCTTGTTGGAGAAGACCATGTCCTGGCGCATGGCCTTGCCGACCACGGTTTCACGGCCTGTTTCGTTGTAAAAGACCTCGGCCAGGGTGCGCCCGGTCTGGCTCGACGGCGGCGCGTCGATCTCGAGCATGCGCATGGTTGCTTCGTTGGTGTAAAGCGTGCGTTCGTCGGGGTCGACGAGCAGGAAGGGGATGGGCAGGCCGCTCGTGATGCCGTTTAAAAAGCCCCGCGTGGTGCGGGAGGACAGGGCCAGGGCGGCGATTGCCCCGGCCAGTTCGGGCGGCGCGGCCTCTTCGGCCGGCGTGCGTCCGGCCTCGATGTCGGCCAGCACGTTTTCCAGGCCCACCAGGGTCTTGCGCCGTTCCCGCGCGGCGACGAGTCCGCCGGCAACGGCCACGGCGGCCGGAAAGGCCCCGCCGAGCAGGGCCGTCCCCGGCGCGTCCAAAAGCCAGCCGGCCAAAACGCCCAGGAGCAGGGAACAAGCCACGCCGCCCAAAAACACCCACATCCGTCCGGACATGTTTTCCCCTTTGCCTGGAGGTCAGGCACACCGGCAGTTCGTCCGATCATCCTCGCCTTTTCGCGCCGCTTAGTCCATACGCAGCATGCGGTGCGGTCCGCCGGTGGTGGTCATCTGCCACACCTTGCCGTCTTTGACGAAATAACGTGAGCCGTCGTACTCCGCCGTGACCGAGTCGCCGTTGATGACGGCCCCGGTCCAATCCTTGAACGTCGCCAGCGTCTTGCCGTCCATCACGTAGTAGAGCATGGCGTAGCCGTCGCCTTCCTTCACCAGGCAGAACTCGTATTTGTTGGGCCGGTTGTACTCGCTGGGCCGGCTTCTGACGTAGCAGCCGACAAGCAGCGGGTCGGGGGCTTTGACGACCTTGGCGTAGACCGAGGGCTTTCCTGTGGCTTCCTTGGGGCCGATGGCGTTGAGGCCGTTGCAGGCGCAAAGACACAGGGTCAGGGCCGCGATGCAGGCGATGCCGATGATGCGACGCATGGTTGTCTCCCGGGTTATGGGTTGCGTTCATTTTCTATGTTTTTTCCCCGATAGAGTAAACCGTCACGGGAGGCGGTTTATCCGTGACGACCTCGTCGCGCGCGCGTCGTTTCCCACGATGGAGGGGAAAATGCGCGATCTTGCCGCCGGGGAAACGCCCAGGCCGGCCCATGCCGCGAAGGGCATTTTCGGCGATGTTGGAAACAGTTGCGGCCGGGGGTTGCCGGAATACGGAAAAATGCCGTATTCGAAGCATAAAGTCTCTTTCCTGGTATTTTCGAAACAAGGAGTTGCGCATGCCCCCGAGCCCGCGTCGCATTCCGGTCCCGTTTCCTGCCTGTCTGTTGCCGGCGGTGTTGGGTCTTTTCCTGCTTTGGGGCTGCGGCAACGGGGACGCCGACAAGACGAAGGCCGCCGCGCCGCAAGCCGTGGCCGTCATGGTCGCGGCCCAAAAGCCGGTCGTGGCCGACGTGCCGGTTTACGCCGAATATGTGGGACGGCTGGCGGCCAAGGAGAACGTGGACATCCGGGCCCGGGTGGAGGGCTATCTCAAGGAGCGGCTCTTCACCGAAGGCTCCATGGTGAAAAAAGGCGACCTGCTTTTTGTCATCGAACCCCGCCAGTACCAGGAGAGCCTGCAAAAGGCCCGGGCCGAGCTGGCCCGGCAGCAGACGCTTCTGTCCAGGGCGCAGGTCGATTTCACGCGCTTCGAAAAGCTTTATAAGCAGGGCGCGGTCAGCCGCGACGAATACGATACCAAGCTCACCCGGCAGCACGAGCTCGAAGCGGGTGTGACAAGCGCCAAGAGCGCCGTGGAAACGGCCGAGCGCGACCTCGGCTACACCCGGATCGCCGCGCCCATCACCGGGCGCATCGGCAAGGCCTTCGTCAATGTCGGCAACCTGGTCGGCAAGGGCGACAACACGCTTCTGGCCGAAATATCCTCCACCGACCCCATCTACGTCGATTTCTCCATCAGCGAACGTGATTACCTGGAGCTGGTCAAGGCCATGCAGGCCGGCAACGGCGGCAAGGCCCAGGATTTTCCGCTGACGCTCATCCTGGCCGACGATTCGGTCTATCCCCTGGCCGGCGAGGCGGACATGGCCGAGCGGGCCGTGGACGCCAAGACCGGCACCCTCGGCGTGCGCGGCGTGTTCCCCAACCCCGACGGCATCCTGAAGCCCGGTCAGTTCGGCAAGGTCCGGGTGCTTTTGGAAAACAGAAAGGGCGCGTTGCTCGTGCCCCAGCGGGCCATCGTCGACGTCCAGGGCAGCAAGTCGGTCTACGTGGTCGGCCCGGAGAACAAGATCGAGGCCAAGGCCGTGACCATCGGCGGCGGCCAGAACGGCTCCTTTGTCATCGACTCGGGCCTGACCCCGGATGATGTGGTCGTGGTCGAGGGCGTGACCAAGGTTCGCCCCGGCGTCGTCGTCAAGGTCGCGCCGCCGCCGGCCAAGGAGGGGGGAGGAAAAGAGTAAGGAGCCGGGGGAGGGAACCCCTTTTTGAAAAAAGGGGTTCCCTCCCCCGGACCCCCACCCTCCCCAAAAACTTTTCAAGGGGAATGCGTCGACGGCCGATTGGTGGAGGATGGAAGGGAAGATGCGGCGATCGCTTGCAAAAGTATGGGGCGTATTGCCTGGGCCGGGGAGAGGGGGAGTGGCAGGAACGCAAGCCTGAGGGGGGCGAACGGTCATGGTCAATTTCTTCATTGAGCGGCCCGTGTTTTCGGCCGTGTTGTCCATCGTCATCACCCTGGTCGGGGCGATCTGCATCCTGACCCTGCCCATCGCCCAGTACCCCCAGATCGTGCCGCCCACGGTCCAGGTGACGGCCACCTACGACGGCGCCAGCGCCCAGGTGGTGGAGGAGTCCGTGGCCACCCCCATCGAGCAGGAGGTCAACGGCGCCCAGGACATGCTCTACATGAATTCCGTCAGCTCCAACGACGGACGCATGGTCTTAAACGTCACCTTCGACATCAGCCGCGACCTCGACCTGGCCACGGTGGACGTGCAAAACCGCGTGGCCCTGGCCAATTCCCGCCTGCCCTCCGAAGTCGTCCGGCGCGGCATCTCGGTCAAAAAGCAGTCCCCGGACATGCTGCTGGTCATCAACCTGAATTCCCCGGACGGTAGCCGCGATACGCTTTTTCTCAACAACTACGCAAAAATAAATATTACGGATGCCCTGGCCCGGGTGCCGGGCGTGGGCAATGTGGCCGTTTTCGGCGAGCGCGACTACAGCATGCGGGTCTGGCTCGACCCGGACAAGCTGGCGCGCCTGGGGCTTACCGCCTCGGACGTGGCCAACGCCATCCGCCAGCAAAACGTCCAGGCCCCGGCCGGCCAGATCGGCATGCCCCCGGCTCCGCCGGGCCAGGAGTTCCAGCTCACGGTCCAGGTCAAGGGACGTCTGGCCGATCCCGAGGAATTCGCCGACATCATCGTGCGCTCGGGCAAGGGGGCGCAGCTCGTGCGCGTGCGCGACGTGGGCCGGGTGGACCTCGGCAGCCAGAGCTACACCGCCTTTACCCGCCTGAATGGCAAGCCCACCTGCACCATCCAGATTTTCCAGCTGCCCGGGGCCAACGCCCTGGAGGTGGTCAAGCGGATCCGGGCCATCATGGCCGAGCAGGCGACCTATTTCCCCTCCGGCGTCGCTTACACCATTCCCTACGACACGACCAAGTTCGTCAACGCCTCCATCCACGAGGTCATAAAAACCCTGTTCGAAGCCGTTTTTCTGGTCCTGCTCGTGGTCTACGTCTTTTTGCAAAACGCCCGGGCCACGCTCATCCCCATGCTCACCGTGCCGGTGTCCCTGGTCGGGGCTTTCGCCTTCATGCAGCTCTTCGGCTTTTCCATCAACACGCTGACGCTGTTCGGACTGGTGCTGGCCATCGGCATTGTCGTGGACGACGCCATCGTGGTGGTGGAGGCGGTGCAGCACAAGATCGACCACGAGGGGCTGCCCGCCCGGGAGGCCACCAAGGCGGCCATGGCCGAGGTGGCCGGGCCGGTCGTGGCCATCTCGCTGGTTTTGATCTCGGTCTTCGTGCCCGTGGCCTTCATGGGCGGGGTGACGGGCCGGCTCTACCAGCAGTTCGCCCTGACCCTGGCCGTGTCCGTGGCCCTCTCGGCCATCTGCGCCCTGACCCTTTCGCCGGCGCTTTGCGCGCTGATCCTGCGTCCGGCCGGCACGCCCAAGGGGCCGCTCGGGGCATTTTTCCGCGGCTTCAACCGCCTCTTTGCCGCCACCACCAACGGCTACACGGCCGGGGTGCGCGCGGCCATCAGGCTCTTTCTCGTCACGCTCGTCACCCTCGGGGCGCTTGTCGGCGGCACCTACTGGCTGCTGACCACGGTGCCCACGGGGTTTGTTCCCGACGAGGACCAGGGCTATTTCATCGTCAACGCCCAGTTGCCCGAGGGCGCGTCCCTGGAGCGCAACGAGGCGGTGGTCAAGCGCATGGAGGAACACCTCGCCGCCGACCCGGCCGTGGCCGACGTCCTGTCCCTTGGCGGCTACAACCTGCTGACCGCCACCTACAGCTCCTATGCCAGCGCCCTGTTCGTCATATTAAAGCCCTGGGACGAGCGGAAAACGCCGGAGCTCTCCCTGGAAGCGGCCATGGACCGGGCCAGGCGCTTTTTTGCCGGCATCCAGCAGGCCGTGGTCATGGCCTTCAACCCCTCGCCCATTCCCGGCCTCGGCACCACCGGCGGCTTTCAGTTCGAGTTGCAGGACCGCGCCGGCGGCAAGGTGGAGGAGCTGGCCAGGGTGGCCTATGGCTTCATGGACGCGGCCCGGCGGCTGCCGTCCGTGACCGGCGTCTTTTCCGACTTCAGCGTGGACGTGCCCCAGCTTTTCTACAACCTCGACCGCGACAAGGTGCAGACCCTCGGCATCCCGCCAAGCGACGTGTTCGAGGCGCTCCAGACCTATCTCGGCGGCCTCTACGTCAACGACTTCAACAAGTTCGGCCGCACCTACCGGGTCATGCTCCAGGCCGAGCCGCGTTTCCGCACCAGTCCGCGCGACATCGAGCGCTTTTACGTGCGCGCCGCCGAGGGGGAGATGGTGCCCTTAAGCACCCTTGGCCGGACGAAGTCCATTCGCGGGCCGGAATACATCCGCCGCTACAACCTTTTCCGGACCGTGGAGATTTCCGGCGCGACCCCGCCCGGGTTCTCCTCGGGCCAGTCCCTGGCCGCCATGGCGGGGCTGGCCCAAAAGGACCTGCCCCAGGGCTTCGGCTACGACTGGACCGGCATCGCCTTCCAGGAAGTCCGCTCCGGCAGCCAGTCCATCTACATCTTCGCCCTGGCCCTGGTCATGGTGTTTCTGGTCCTGGCCGCCCAGTACGAATCCTGGGCCGTGCCCTTCGCGGTCATCCTGGCCGTGCCGCTGGCGGTGTTCGGGGCCATGGGCGCGCAGATGCTGCGGGGGCTCGACAACAATGTCTACGCCCAGATCGGGCTGGTCATGCTCATCGGCCTGGCCGCCAAGAACGCCATCCTGATCGTGGAATTCGCC
This window of the Solidesulfovibrio fructosivorans JJ] genome carries:
- a CDS encoding aldo/keto reductase, whose protein sequence is MEYVHIPDTDLTVSRVALGTWAIGGWMWGGSDEREGIATIHAALDAGVTLIDTAPVYGFGRSEEIVGKALKEYGRRDKVRISTKVALAWKDGQVSRDASPARIEAEVEDSLRRLGVETIDIYFVHWPDGKVPFEETAAALERLRLSGKVRCVGVSNYDPAQMEAFRGRGRLSFCQPPYNLFERDMETAILPYCKRHGVALMTYGALCRGLLSGTMGPDREFTGDDLRRFDPKFAMPRFGQYLGAAEALAAWARQRHGKELLPFAVRWVLDQGVEVALWGGRRPAQMAPIGDIFDFALTAADFEAVNRILAEHVTDPVGPQFMAPPE
- a CDS encoding efflux RND transporter periplasmic adaptor subunit, which translates into the protein MPPSPRRIPVPFPACLLPAVLGLFLLWGCGNGDADKTKAAAPQAVAVMVAAQKPVVADVPVYAEYVGRLAAKENVDIRARVEGYLKERLFTEGSMVKKGDLLFVIEPRQYQESLQKARAELARQQTLLSRAQVDFTRFEKLYKQGAVSRDEYDTKLTRQHELEAGVTSAKSAVETAERDLGYTRIAAPITGRIGKAFVNVGNLVGKGDNTLLAEISSTDPIYVDFSISERDYLELVKAMQAGNGGKAQDFPLTLILADDSVYPLAGEADMAERAVDAKTGTLGVRGVFPNPDGILKPGQFGKVRVLLENRKGALLVPQRAIVDVQGSKSVYVVGPENKIEAKAVTIGGGQNGSFVIDSGLTPDDVVVVEGVTKVRPGVVVKVAPPPAKEGGGKE
- a CDS encoding methyl-accepting chemotaxis protein; its protein translation is MSGRMWVFLGGVACSLLLGVLAGWLLDAPGTALLGGAFPAAVAVAGGLVAARERRKTLVGLENVLADIEAGRTPAEEAAPPELAGAIAALALSSRTTRGFLNGITSGLPIPFLLVDPDERTLYTNEATMRMLEIDAPPSSQTGRTLAEVFYNETGRETVVGKAMRQDMVFSNKEVTITGHKGGRRNVFYNVFPLKDAAGTVIGGLCLYLDVTELRTKEDTLCRQNERTTARAARAGELAGDLAGTAKILTERVDQASRAARDQRERLERVGEAVEQLGRSSRDIAEQAGQTAAAAGQTRERAAAAADVMGKVLAGMRQLSEKAGDLGGHMETLSGQAKEVGGILDVISDIADQTNLLALNAAIEAARAGESGRGFAVVADEVRKLAEKTMAATKEVGRNVTAIRDSAETNNRVTGEAVALVAATTGIAGEAGEALNAILGLADTTSTHVRAIAEAAASQTAAGDEAGRHGGEIAGAAADTSQAMDASARAVADLARVAADLEALFIENDAIG
- a CDS encoding efflux RND transporter permease subunit, producing the protein MVNFFIERPVFSAVLSIVITLVGAICILTLPIAQYPQIVPPTVQVTATYDGASAQVVEESVATPIEQEVNGAQDMLYMNSVSSNDGRMVLNVTFDISRDLDLATVDVQNRVALANSRLPSEVVRRGISVKKQSPDMLLVINLNSPDGSRDTLFLNNYAKINITDALARVPGVGNVAVFGERDYSMRVWLDPDKLARLGLTASDVANAIRQQNVQAPAGQIGMPPAPPGQEFQLTVQVKGRLADPEEFADIIVRSGKGAQLVRVRDVGRVDLGSQSYTAFTRLNGKPTCTIQIFQLPGANALEVVKRIRAIMAEQATYFPSGVAYTIPYDTTKFVNASIHEVIKTLFEAVFLVLLVVYVFLQNARATLIPMLTVPVSLVGAFAFMQLFGFSINTLTLFGLVLAIGIVVDDAIVVVEAVQHKIDHEGLPAREATKAAMAEVAGPVVAISLVLISVFVPVAFMGGVTGRLYQQFALTLAVSVALSAICALTLSPALCALILRPAGTPKGPLGAFFRGFNRLFAATTNGYTAGVRAAIRLFLVTLVTLGALVGGTYWLLTTVPTGFVPDEDQGYFIVNAQLPEGASLERNEAVVKRMEEHLAADPAVADVLSLGGYNLLTATYSSYASALFVILKPWDERKTPELSLEAAMDRARRFFAGIQQAVVMAFNPSPIPGLGTTGGFQFELQDRAGGKVEELARVAYGFMDAARRLPSVTGVFSDFSVDVPQLFYNLDRDKVQTLGIPPSDVFEALQTYLGGLYVNDFNKFGRTYRVMLQAEPRFRTSPRDIERFYVRAAEGEMVPLSTLGRTKSIRGPEYIRRYNLFRTVEISGATPPGFSSGQSLAAMAGLAQKDLPQGFGYDWTGIAFQEVRSGSQSIYIFALALVMVFLVLAAQYESWAVPFAVILAVPLAVFGAMGAQMLRGLDNNVYAQIGLVMLIGLAAKNAILIVEFAKMRREAGDAPEEAAVSASRLRFRPILMTSFAFILGVVPMMVATGAGAASRHALGTAVFGGMVAATILGVYFVPALYCFIQRAVERLRR
- a CDS encoding bacteriohemerythrin, producing the protein MQPSIFDDSLRTGFEVIDEQHRMFLDMLSELGEQIQAGHHRQGVLNAFQGMQAYADGHFTDEEATMAGYDYPDLADHRRQHDTFRRMTRDLGKRTGEGPGLLSLETLEYLGTWFVGHIRNDDQRFAAFAREHGPRA
- a CDS encoding class II SORL domain-containing protein, which gives rise to MSMVDLFQTADWKKEKHVPVIECPAQVPGDGFFDVRVSLGKEIAHPNTTEHHIRWIRVYFKPEGGKFAYEVGSFEFTAHGEAVEGPNTGPVHTFHGVTFSMKTTAPGTLTAAAYCNIHGLWEASQVISLA